From Plasmodium brasilianum strain Bolivian I chromosome 5, whole genome shotgun sequence, the proteins below share one genomic window:
- a CDS encoding magnesium transporter, which produces MDSSLIGIAICFVGSFLGALGDKYVHDSYSVEENKKYKIPKVIIWVIGILLSVVIDPITTVIALYFSSAALVAPFAGVHILWNLIITNITLKIKIKLHQYMGALFLICGIALIISFSEKKVDIHNMNQLISIYNQTKVIIYIVITFSIVLILLIICIIPLLFKEKDKDKYHKKKKKKKKKKFFFHTNTVTIRSSKNSRENSFLQKINGHKNHFDTMFSSITDKKTSPFVTHSKKSYTNIVSLPAYTDSSDIINSTNSHKDNDNILTENEEKFYNRNTGGGIFISQDSLSFYSNCENINNINHLNNLGNGVTELCNEKWLNFPATKIADINIKRKRGKKMKNLSEKRNKHINKTLNRYVIKNYNNAKEEPLQMPSIIVLPSSSSRKTKKHNLPQFKRGKKKCIHKKKFPFCKIPVLFNTLKTDGKEKDEHNFAFSDKNNSYIEGVNAYHLSIHSEIQKDENENEYEKKNDIKYNSDYEKNNKSSSIHSVSKIIDSSQNGTNERTTSHHNKNKLFLTSFMNSKILYYNQNKDMQRSNMSEQKEKLFFQYIHWSNVKKSSKIIEISQKKIKLSHKNVSNIINNYKSDITHKEENVRETEENDGGNEKDEKNEKNEKNEKNEKNEKNEKNEKNEKNEKNEKNEKNEEIDKNANYSSREELPLNYFIQKCSVQGNEVNGDNSVRSYRCRIISVESSRHSSKCSSKFQYLSFIASINLVPSEKKLTPTNSIYYRICCCTLCGISGGFVNIFSEQIIAVFSHEKFYMLEYPFAFIIIFLNLFCLCNQLIFLNVSLCKFSVTSVIPLIMSNLVFFSSLTTIIMQAKGSRMEPNNVLFFSLGILLVILGILYLQYNINKIVLKYVKKKRTLE; this is translated from the coding sequence ATGGACTCGTCACTTATCGGAATAGCAATATGTTTTGTTGGCTCCTTCTTAGGGGCATTAGGAGATAAGTATGTGCATGATAGTTATAGTGTAgaagagaataaaaaatataagatcCCTAAAGTAATAATATGGGTAATAGGAATATTACTGAGTGTTGTTATAGACCCTATAACGACAGTTATTGCACTATACTTTTCTTCAGCTGCTTTAGTTGCTCCTTTTGCAGgtgttcatatattatggaatttaataataacaaatattactttaaaaataaaaattaaactaCACCAATATATGGGGGCtctctttttaatatgtgGTATAGCTTTGATTATATCcttttcagaaaaaaaagtagataTACATAACATGAACCAATTAATTAGTATATACAATCAAACGAAGGTCATCATATACattgttattactttttCCATAGTTCTTATACTtctaattatatgtattattccTTTACTCTTTAAGGAAAAGGATAAGGATAAAtaccacaaaaaaaaaaaaaaaaaaaaaaaaaaaaaattcttttttcacaCAAATACAGTAACAATTAGATCCTCAAAAAATTCACGCGAAAATTCTTTccttcaaaaaataaatggacACAAGAATCATTTTGATACTATGTTTTCCAGTATAACTGATAAGAAAACCTCTCCTTTTGTAACCCATTCTAAGAAAAGCTACACAAATATTGTATCTCTTCCTGCTTACACTGATAGTAGCGATATTATTAACAGTACCAACTCTCACAAAGATAACGACAATATTTTAACggaaaatgaggaaaaattttataatagaaATACAGGAGGAGGCATATTCATTAGTCAGGATAGTTTATCTTTCTATTCAAAttgtgaaaatataaataatataaaccaTTTAAACAATTTAGGTAATGGTGTGACAGAACTATGCAACGAAAAATGGCTCAACTTTCCTGCTACTAAAATTGCagatataaacataaaacgaaaaaggggaaaaaaaatgaaaaatttaagcGAAAAACGAaacaaacatataaacaaaacaCTTAACAGATACgtgataaaaaattataacaatgcAAAAGAGGAACCTCTTCAAATGCCTTCAATAATTGTACTACCGTCTAGTAGCtcaagaaaaacaaaaaaacataatttaccTCAATTTAagagggggaaaaaaaaatgtatacataaaaaaaaattccccTTTTGTAAAATCCCAGTCTTATTCAACACACTAAAAACGGATGGTAAGGAAAAAGATGAACataattttgctttttctgATAAGAATAACTCATACATAGAAGGCGTAAACGCATATCACTTGTCTATTCATAGTGAAATacaaaaagatgaaaatgaaaatgaatatgaaaaaaagaatgacaTCAAATATAACAGTGATTATgagaaaaataacaaaagtaGTTCCATTCACTCAGTGTCAAAAATAATTGATTCCTCACAAAACGGGACCAACGAAAGAACAACAAGccatcataataaaaataagctCTTCTTAACGTCATTTATGAACtccaaaattttatattacaatcAAAATAAAGATATGCAAAGATCAAATATGAGTGAACAAAAGGAGAAATTGTTCTTTCAATATATACACTGGAGTAACGTGAAGAAGAGTAGTAAAATAATTGAGATctctcaaaaaaaaattaaactaaGTCATAAAAATGTctcaaatattataaataattataaatcgGATATTACTCATAAGGAAGAAAATGTAAGAGAGACAGAGGAAAATGATGGAGGAAACGaaaaggatgaaaaaaacgaaaaaaacgaaaaaaacgaaaaaaacgaaaaaaacgaaaaaaacgaaaaaaacgaaaaaaacgaaaaaaacgaaaaaaacgaaaaaaacgaaaaaaacgaagaaatagataaaaatgCAAATTACAGTAGTAGAGAAGAATTACCTCTAAActattttatacaaaaatgcAGTGTCCAAGGTAATGAAGTAAATGGGGACAATAGTGTCAGAAGTTATAGATGCCGTATCATAAGTGTTGAAAGCAGTCGTCATAGCAGCAAGTGCAGTAGTAAGTTTCAATACTTGTCCTTCATCGCGTCTATTAACCTAGTGCCATCGGAGAAGAAATTAACACCGACTAATTCTATTTACTACAGAATTTGCTGTTGCACCCTATGTGGTATATCGGGTGGATTCGTAAACATATTTTCTGAGCAAATAATAGCAGTATTTTCACACGAGAAATTTTATATGCTTGAATACCCTTTTGCTTTCATcataatattcttaaatttattttgtttatgcaaccaactaatttttttaaatgtttcttTATGTAAATTCAGCGTTACGTCAGTTATTCCTTTAATCATGTCCAATTTAGTCTTTTTCAGTAGTCTAACAACTATTATAATGCAGGCTAAGGGGTCCAGAATGGAGCCAAAT